The genomic window GTGGGAAAAGCACCATTTCCCTTTGCCCTCCCTTTACTCGCTTATTTACATCATCTGCCATCTCCCAAAGACCAGAGAACGTGGGTGTTTACGTCATTTTCGTTGCTAGTCCAATCTTTGACTCTTATCGCGTGTCGTCGTATCCTCCACCACTAGCATTAAATAATTAGTATTAAACTAAAGACACTTGTTGCTGGGCTCTATCAGTGGCCCTTTCCTACTCCATCATAGATATAAAATGCGTAAAGTAAGGCCCATCACAACTACTTATATACTTTAAACATTATTAATGTTCCCTTACTGTTATGCTAGTTCCAAACAAACGGTTTCATTATCTTCTCCAATTCCAAATGTGGTGTCTACCATCTGTTCGACCAAATGTCTCTGAGATGTTCTTCAAGTCCCCAATGCTCAAACCCACTGCTAGATTCTCCTCCACTTCGTCTCCCTATCTTCCTCCTTCCTTCAGgttttttgctctctctcaGACTCAGGGCTTTAACTCCCACTAATTCGGTTCTTACTAGATTTTTGCTCTCCAGCGTCGCCCCGATGATGGATTGGACAGATAATCATTACCGGACGCTTGCTCGTCTCATAACAAAGCACGCTTGGCTTTACACTGAAATGATTGCAGCTGAAACCCTTGTTCACCAGCAGACCAATTTGGTagactaattttgttttcttaaatttgtgtCGCATTGAAGAATCTCGCTAGACATGTCCGTTCTTCTGCACTTTGCCTCAGGACAGGTTCTTAGCGTTTTCTCCCCAACAACATCCTATTGTTCTCCAACTTGGTGGTAGCAATGTGGAAAACCTTGCAAAGGCTGCTAAGCTTTCTGATGCTTACGGATACGACGAAATTAATCTCAAGTTTGTTCAGTTTCTTTCGCCAACACCGCCTTGGGTGGACTTCTATACTTTAActgggtttgttttgttggctTAGCTGCGGGTGCCCCAGTCCTAAGGTAGCCGGTCATGGATGCTTTGGTGTTAGCCTCATGCTCAAACCTAAGGTCCGTTACTTTACTCCTCCTCATGATTTCAAGAgatatcttctctttcttaatttcacACTTTCTTTTAAGCTTGTTGGAGAGGCAATGTCTGCCATTGCTGCCAATACCAACGTCCCTGTTACTGTGAAATGTCGAATTGGTGTAGACAATCATGATTCGTATGATGAGCTCTGTGAGTTGTTTTTGCTTTCTGTTTTTCTAAAGTCTCGTATGGATTTGCCACTACGCTCTAATACTGCTTTTCCTTTACTCTTAGGTGACTTTATCTACAAGGTTTCTACTCTATCACCTACCAGACATTTCATTGTACATTCACGCAAGGCACTGCTCGGTGGGATAAGCCCTGCTGATAACCGGAGAATCCCACCTCTAAAGTTTGTTTACCGTAACTTGCCTCTTGCTTACCTGCAATTGTGTATGatctatttgtttctttaaggTCACCTGTTTATGGGCGTAGTTCAGGTATGAGTATTACTATGCCCTCGTGCGTGACTTCCCGGACTTGAGATTCACTATTAATGGAGGCATTACTTCTGTTTCAAAGGTCACCAATCTTGGATATCAGAGACTAGCTTTCTTTCTGCACTACCAGGGTAAGACTGAAAAATTTCTGTGATTGTAAGGTAAACGCTGCACTGAAGGAAGGAGCTCATGGAGTCATGGTAGGACGTGCTGCATACAACAAGTATGTGAAATTTAGCTCGATTGATCTGAGCTCTTATCAGACCCCTTTTCTTGACTCGCTGTCTATCCTTGACAGCCCATGGCAGACGCTAGGACAAGTTGACACTGCAGTTTATGGTGTACCAAGCAGTGGCCTTACACGCCGACAGGTTCCGTGGAAATATTCAGCTTTTGAGATGCTTTGTCTGTCAAACTTATCAATAAGCTAACTAAAATCTGCGTGTTGTTGGGCAGGTTCTTGAGCAATATCAAGTATATGGAGATTCTGTGTTAGGAACACATGGAAACGGGAGGCCT from Arabidopsis thaliana chromosome 3, partial sequence includes these protein-coding regions:
- a CDS encoding FMN-linked oxidoreductases superfamily protein (FMN-linked oxidoreductases superfamily protein; FUNCTIONS IN: tRNA dihydrouridine synthase activity, FAD binding, catalytic activity; INVOLVED IN: regulation of nitrogen utilization, tRNA processing, oxidation reduction, metabolic process; EXPRESSED IN: 18 plant structures; EXPRESSED DURING: 13 growth stages; CONTAINS InterPro DOMAIN/s: Aldolase-type TIM barrel (InterPro:IPR013785), tRNA-dihydrouridine synthase (InterPro:IPR001269); BEST Arabidopsis thaliana protein match is: Aldolase-type TIM barrel family protein (TAIR:AT5G47970.2); Has 11664 Blast hits to 11660 proteins in 2553 species: Archae - 58; Bacteria - 8007; Metazoa - 234; Fungi - 152; Plants - 146; Viruses - 0; Other Eukaryotes - 3067 (source: NCBI BLink).) translates to MSLRCSSSPQCSNPLLDSPPLRLPIFLLPSDNHYRTLARLITKHAWLYTEMIAAETLVHQQTNLDRFLAFSPQQHPIVLQLGGSNVENLAKAAKLSDAYGYDEINLNCGCPSPKVAGHGCFGVSLMLKPKLVGEAMSAIAANTNVPVTVKCRIGVDNHDSYDELCDFIYKVSTLSPTRHFIVHSRKALLGGISPADNRRIPPLKYEYYYALVRDFPDLRFTINGGITSVSKVNAALKEGAHGVMVGRAAYNNPWQTLGQVDTAVYGVPSSGLTRRQVLEQYQVYGDSVLGTHGNGRPNVRDLVKPLLNLFHSENGNSLWKRRADAAFKECRSVGSLLEESLRAIPDCVLDSPISGSPESGDEDVFADVHNVLPPPYEAGEEIILCA
- a CDS encoding FMN-linked oxidoreductases superfamily protein (FMN-linked oxidoreductases superfamily protein; FUNCTIONS IN: tRNA dihydrouridine synthase activity, FAD binding, catalytic activity; INVOLVED IN: regulation of nitrogen utilization, tRNA processing, oxidation reduction, metabolic process; EXPRESSED IN: 18 plant structures; EXPRESSED DURING: 13 growth stages; CONTAINS InterPro DOMAIN/s: Aldolase-type TIM barrel (InterPro:IPR013785), tRNA-dihydrouridine synthase (InterPro:IPR001269); BEST Arabidopsis thaliana protein match is: Aldolase-type TIM barrel family protein (TAIR:AT5G47970.2); Has 11920 Blast hits to 11916 proteins in 2583 species: Archae - 58; Bacteria - 8071; Metazoa - 278; Fungi - 218; Plants - 160; Viruses - 0; Other Eukaryotes - 3135 (source: NCBI BLink).) — its product is MLVPNKRFHYLLQFQMWCLPSVRPNVSEMFFKSPMLKPTARFSSTSSPYLPPSFSVAPMMDWTDNHYRTLARLITKHAWLYTEMIAAETLVHQQTNLDRFLAFSPQQHPIVLQLGGSNVENLAKAAKLSDAYGYDEINLNCGCPSPKVAGHGCFGVSLMLKPKLVGEAMSAIAANTNVPVTVKCRIGVDNHDSYDELCDFIYKVSTLSPTRHFIVHSRKALLGGISPADNRRIPPLKYEYYYALVRDFPDLRFTINGGITSVSKVNAALKEGAHGVMVGRAAYNNPWQTLGQVDTAVYGVPSSGLTRRQVLEQYQVYGDSVLGTHGNGRPNVRDLVKPLLNLFHSENGNSLWKRRADAAFKECRSVGSLLEESLRAIPDCVLDSPISGSPESGDEDVFADVHNVLPPPYEAGEEIILCA